One part of the uncultured Celeribacter sp. genome encodes these proteins:
- the guaD gene encoding guanine deaminase: protein MDSLLAGQVVTYHGDPFEIPAEEAVQVHSDAAILVREGKIVSLGGRDHMRAKHPEAEFHDHGPALILPGFIDAHAHYPQTAMIASWGKRLIDWLNSYTFPEEAKFADPSYAKDVAERYLDLLLANGTTTVTSFCTIHPGSVDALFAAAETRNMRIIAGKTCMDRDTTPVYLRDTAKSAYDDSKALIGRWHGKGRASYAITPRFSPTSTPAQLDALGKLWSEHPDCLMQTHLSEQTDEIEWVKSLYPNARDYLDTYEEFGLIGEGALFGHAIHLEPREIAHLKAMDCSLIHCPTSNTFIGSGLFDMATRKSEGQRVGLATDTGGGSSFSMLRTMAAAYEIGQLTHSALHPAQLLWLATYGSAHALRMEDKIGAIAPGMEADFTVIGLASTPAIAQRAIRAETIWEEIFPTIMMGDDRAIIASYVMGERAAV, encoded by the coding sequence ATGGACAGTTTACTTGCAGGCCAGGTCGTCACCTACCATGGCGATCCTTTCGAAATTCCAGCCGAAGAAGCCGTTCAGGTGCATTCTGACGCGGCCATTCTGGTGCGTGAGGGCAAGATTGTCTCGCTGGGCGGCCGCGATCACATGCGCGCCAAACATCCGGAGGCCGAGTTTCACGACCATGGTCCGGCGCTGATTCTGCCAGGGTTCATCGATGCCCATGCCCACTACCCCCAGACCGCCATGATCGCCAGCTGGGGCAAGCGGCTGATCGACTGGCTGAACAGCTATACCTTCCCCGAAGAGGCCAAATTCGCCGATCCGTCCTATGCCAAGGACGTGGCCGAACGCTATCTCGATCTGCTGCTGGCCAATGGCACCACCACCGTGACCTCGTTTTGCACCATCCATCCCGGATCGGTAGACGCGCTGTTTGCTGCCGCCGAAACCCGCAACATGCGCATCATTGCCGGCAAGACCTGCATGGATCGCGACACCACACCGGTCTATCTGCGTGACACTGCCAAATCGGCCTATGACGACAGCAAGGCCCTGATCGGGCGCTGGCACGGCAAGGGACGCGCCAGCTACGCCATCACCCCGCGTTTTTCGCCCACCTCGACGCCGGCGCAGCTGGACGCGCTCGGCAAGCTCTGGTCCGAACATCCCGATTGCCTGATGCAGACCCATCTGTCGGAACAGACCGACGAAATCGAATGGGTCAAAAGCCTCTATCCGAACGCCCGCGATTATCTCGACACCTACGAAGAGTTCGGGCTGATCGGCGAAGGCGCTCTGTTCGGCCATGCGATCCATCTGGAACCGCGCGAAATCGCCCACCTCAAGGCCATGGACTGTTCACTGATCCACTGCCCGACCTCGAACACTTTCATCGGATCGGGGCTGTTCGATATGGCAACCCGCAAATCCGAAGGGCAGCGCGTCGGGCTGGCCACCGACACCGGCGGCGGATCGTCGTTTTCCATGCTGCGCACCATGGCAGCGGCCTATGAAATCGGCCAGCTGACCCATTCGGCGCTGCACCCGGCGCAATTGTTGTGGCTGGCCACCTATGGTTCGGCCCATGCGCTCAGGATGGAGGATAAGATCGGCGCCATCGCCCCCGGCATGGAGGCCGATTTCACCGTGATCGGTCTGGCCTCGACCCCGGCGATTGCCCAGCGCGCGATCCGCGCGGAGACCATCTGGGAAGAGATCTTCCCGACCATCATGATGGGCGACGACCGCGCCATCATCGCCAGCTATGTCATGGGAGAACGCGCCGCCGTGTGA
- a CDS encoding LysR family transcriptional regulator, producing MARNLDMTALRSFVAVADCGGVTRAAGYLNLTQSAVSMQLKRLEESLDCRLLDRTSRTIALTASGEQLLSYARRMLELNDEVHARLTAKEFEGEITLGVPHDIVYPSIPQVLQQFHANYPRMRVILVSSFTMQLKEQFARGDCDMILTTEDELGEGGETLVELPLVWIGAPGGVAWRQRPLRLAFEHRCIFRKGVQEALDYAGIPWEVSIESDQSRTIEASVSADLAVHVMLEDTAPPYSEPIQHGGALPELARKKINFYSSDLLRNEAINNLRDLIRQAYGARARPRVAAQ from the coding sequence ATGGCGCGTAATCTGGACATGACCGCTCTGAGATCTTTCGTCGCCGTCGCCGACTGTGGAGGGGTCACGCGTGCAGCAGGCTATCTGAACCTGACGCAATCTGCTGTATCGATGCAGTTGAAGCGGCTGGAAGAGAGTCTGGATTGCCGGCTGCTGGACAGGACTTCGCGCACCATCGCGCTGACGGCCTCGGGGGAGCAACTGCTGTCCTACGCCCGGCGCATGCTGGAGCTGAACGACGAAGTGCATGCGCGGCTGACGGCGAAGGAGTTCGAAGGCGAGATCACGCTCGGGGTTCCGCATGATATTGTCTATCCGTCGATCCCGCAGGTGCTGCAGCAGTTTCATGCCAATTACCCGCGGATGCGCGTCATTCTGGTGTCTTCTTTCACGATGCAGCTCAAGGAACAGTTCGCGCGGGGCGATTGCGATATGATCCTGACCACGGAGGATGAGCTGGGGGAGGGCGGTGAAACGCTGGTCGAATTGCCGCTGGTCTGGATCGGTGCGCCCGGCGGGGTAGCCTGGCGGCAGCGCCCCTTACGGCTGGCGTTTGAGCATCGGTGCATTTTCCGCAAAGGAGTGCAGGAGGCGCTGGATTATGCCGGTATTCCATGGGAGGTTTCCATTGAAAGCGATCAGTCCCGCACCATCGAGGCGTCGGTTTCTGCCGATCTGGCCGTGCATGTGATGCTGGAAGACACCGCGCCGCCCTATTCCGAACCGATCCAGCATGGCGGTGCGCTGCCGGAGCTGGCGCGCAAGAAGATCAATTTCTATTCGTCGGATCTGCTGCGCAATGAGGCGATAAACAACCTGCGGGATTTGATCCGTCAGGCCTATGGTGCGCGGGCGCGCCCTCGTGTTGCGGCGCAATAG
- a CDS encoding CAP domain-containing protein has protein sequence MGCSPKRAPIVLALMSSFLRTSCGPETGAGFAPLAPVPQGAVNGSDAVAGLRVEGELSALINAERARHGLPALQQDARLQRAAQAHAEDMVARGYFSHRSKSGTRPAARVKAAGFEACFVAENLSRGYATPRQSVTGWMQSPGHRDNILSSQARAIGIGVAAGATYVTVFAAPC, from the coding sequence ATGGGGTGTTCTCCAAAACGGGCACCCATCGTGCTGGCGCTGATGTCCAGCTTTTTGCGCACCTCCTGCGGGCCAGAGACGGGCGCGGGCTTTGCCCCGCTGGCCCCGGTGCCGCAGGGAGCGGTCAACGGGTCGGATGCCGTGGCCGGTCTGCGGGTCGAAGGCGAACTGAGTGCGCTGATCAACGCCGAACGCGCGCGCCATGGCCTGCCGGCCTTGCAACAGGATGCGCGCCTTCAACGCGCCGCGCAGGCCCATGCCGAGGATATGGTAGCACGTGGATATTTCAGCCATCGCAGCAAAAGCGGCACGCGCCCGGCGGCGCGGGTCAAGGCCGCGGGCTTTGAGGCATGTTTCGTGGCGGAAAACCTGTCCAGAGGATATGCGACACCGCGCCAGTCTGTGACCGGCTGGATGCAATCGCCGGGGCATCGCGACAATATTCTGTCTTCGCAGGCGCGCGCGATCGGCATTGGTGTGGCAGCAGGGGCGACCTATGTGACGGTTTTTGCCGCCCCCTGTTAA
- a CDS encoding helix-turn-helix transcriptional regulator, whose protein sequence is MKHPVDVHVGKRIRHRRWMVGMTQQQLAEKVGIKFQQIQKYETGMNRVSASRLWDISEALEVPVAFFFDGMEGGDNAHTEAPQSRGTVPADILGDKEALELVRSYYAIPENQRRRLFELARVLSDVA, encoded by the coding sequence ATGAAACATCCGGTGGATGTCCACGTCGGTAAACGCATTCGCCACCGTCGTTGGATGGTTGGCATGACGCAGCAACAGCTTGCAGAAAAAGTTGGAATCAAATTCCAGCAAATTCAAAAATACGAAACCGGTATGAACCGCGTTTCAGCGTCGCGTCTTTGGGATATCTCGGAAGCTCTTGAGGTGCCTGTGGCCTTCTTCTTTGACGGTATGGAAGGGGGCGACAACGCCCACACTGAAGCTCCGCAGTCGCGAGGCACCGTGCCGGCGGATATTTTGGGTGACAAGGAAGCTCTGGAGCTTGTCCGCTCTTATTACGCAATCCCGGAAAACCAGCGTCGTCGCTTATTTGAACTGGCCCGCGTGCTGTCAGACGTTGCCTGA
- a CDS encoding 8-oxoguanine deaminase has protein sequence MNRCFLIRNADVVVTMDEDRREIKGGDVLVRDGVIAEVGTGLVDEQAQIVDGRGCLVTPGLVNTHHHLYQTLTRAVPGAQDALLFGWLQRLYPIWARFGPDHMRVSAMVGLAELALSGCTTTSDHLYLYPNGARLDDTIEAAQAIGMRFHATRGSMSIGESAGGLPPDSVVEREEDILNDCIRVIDAFHDPNPGAMIRVAVAPCSPFSVSRELMRDSAVLARDKGVMMHTHLAENDEDIAYSLEKFGCRPGQYAEDLGWTGPDVWHAHCVKLDAQEIDLFARTGTGVAHCPCSNCRLGSGIAPVRHMRDAGVHVGLGVDGSASNDIGNLVAEARQAMLLQRVAHGADKMSPREALEIATRGGAQVLGRSDIGQIAVGKRADLALWDMSEVEASGSWDSAALLLAGPMVVKHLFVEGRQVVADSRIATMDMSAVLGAQAKLLKGLMEA, from the coding sequence ATGAATCGTTGCTTTTTGATCCGCAACGCGGATGTCGTCGTGACCATGGATGAGGATCGGCGCGAGATCAAAGGCGGCGATGTTCTGGTGCGCGATGGCGTGATCGCCGAGGTCGGCACCGGGCTGGTGGATGAGCAGGCGCAGATCGTCGATGGGCGGGGCTGTCTTGTGACGCCGGGGCTGGTGAACACCCACCATCATTTGTATCAGACCCTGACCCGTGCCGTTCCTGGCGCGCAGGACGCGTTGCTGTTTGGCTGGCTCCAGCGGCTCTATCCGATCTGGGCGCGGTTTGGTCCGGACCACATGCGCGTCTCGGCGATGGTCGGTCTTGCAGAACTGGCGCTGTCCGGCTGCACGACCACGTCGGACCATCTGTATCTTTATCCCAATGGTGCGCGTCTTGACGACACCATCGAGGCGGCCCAGGCCATCGGGATGCGGTTCCATGCCACCCGCGGCTCCATGTCGATTGGCGAAAGTGCTGGCGGTCTGCCGCCGGATAGTGTGGTGGAACGCGAAGAAGATATTCTGAACGATTGTATCCGGGTGATTGACGCGTTCCATGATCCCAATCCCGGGGCAATGATCCGGGTCGCCGTGGCGCCCTGTTCGCCATTTTCCGTGTCCCGCGAGTTGATGCGTGACAGTGCCGTTCTGGCGCGGGACAAGGGCGTGATGATGCACACGCATTTGGCCGAGAATGACGAAGACATTGCCTACAGTCTGGAAAAGTTCGGTTGTCGTCCGGGGCAATATGCCGAGGATCTGGGCTGGACTGGACCGGATGTCTGGCATGCGCATTGTGTCAAGCTCGACGCGCAAGAGATCGACCTGTTTGCGCGGACCGGGACCGGCGTGGCGCATTGCCCCTGTTCCAACTGTCGCCTGGGGTCGGGCATTGCGCCGGTGCGTCACATGCGTGATGCGGGCGTGCATGTCGGGCTGGGGGTCGATGGATCGGCCTCAAACGACATTGGCAACCTTGTGGCAGAGGCGCGTCAGGCCATGTTGTTGCAACGTGTGGCCCATGGCGCCGACAAGATGAGCCCGCGCGAAGCGCTGGAAATCGCGACACGCGGCGGGGCGCAGGTGCTGGGCCGGTCTGATATCGGGCAGATCGCGGTTGGCAAGCGCGCGGATCTGGCGCTTTGGGACATGTCCGAGGTCGAGGCCTCGGGCAGTTGGGACTCGGCGGCCTTGCTGCTGGCCGGGCCGATGGTCGTCAAGCACCTCTTCGTCGAAGGGCGGCAGGTGGTGGCCGACAGCCGGATTGCGACCATGGACATGAGCGCGGTTCTGGGCGCGCAGGCAAAGCTGCTCAAAGGGTTGATGGAGGCCTGA
- a CDS encoding NADPH:quinone oxidoreductase family protein: MKIHAFRVSDFTQPPSLGELSLPAPAPGEVQIRICATALNFADILMCRGKYQDTPKPPFTLGLELAGEVTALGAGVSQLSKGQRVAVYAGHGGLAEAGNFPADRCLPIPDALDFDTAAALQIAYGTSHMALGYKARLRPGERLVVTGAAGGVGLTAVEIGKLMGAEVIAIARGAEKLAIARRAGADHTIDADAPDIRERIKTLGGADVVYEAVGEPLYEACFRATNPDGRILLIGFAGGALPVMKPNHMLVKNITAIGFYWGGYLAFHPDPLRASLATLFDWAASRRITPHISHRLPLSRAAEGLALLRDRTATGKVIIYPD, translated from the coding sequence ATGAAAATACACGCTTTTCGCGTTTCCGACTTCACCCAGCCGCCTTCCTTGGGGGAACTTTCTTTGCCGGCTCCCGCCCCGGGCGAAGTACAAATTCGCATCTGTGCAACCGCGCTCAACTTTGCCGATATTTTAATGTGTCGTGGAAAGTACCAGGACACGCCAAAACCGCCTTTTACGTTAGGTCTAGAGCTTGCCGGAGAGGTCACGGCGCTTGGCGCCGGGGTATCACAGCTGTCCAAGGGCCAGCGCGTGGCGGTCTATGCGGGCCATGGCGGACTGGCAGAAGCCGGGAATTTCCCGGCGGACCGCTGCCTGCCGATTCCCGACGCACTGGATTTCGATACGGCCGCCGCCTTGCAGATCGCCTATGGCACCTCGCATATGGCGCTGGGCTACAAGGCGCGGCTGCGTCCCGGCGAACGGCTGGTCGTGACCGGGGCCGCAGGGGGCGTTGGTCTGACGGCGGTTGAAATCGGCAAATTGATGGGAGCCGAAGTGATCGCCATCGCCCGTGGCGCCGAAAAGCTGGCCATTGCCCGCCGCGCCGGGGCGGATCACACAATCGACGCAGACGCCCCTGACATTCGCGAGCGGATCAAGACCTTGGGCGGCGCAGATGTGGTCTATGAGGCTGTGGGCGAGCCGCTCTATGAGGCCTGCTTTCGGGCGACCAATCCCGATGGTCGCATCCTGTTGATCGGCTTTGCGGGCGGCGCGTTGCCGGTGATGAAACCAAACCACATGCTGGTCAAGAATATCACCGCCATCGGCTTTTACTGGGGCGGCTATCTGGCCTTTCATCCGGACCCCCTGCGCGCCTCGCTGGCAACCTTGTTTGACTGGGCAGCCTCGAGACGCATCACCCCACATATCTCCCACCGACTGCCACTGTCACGCGCGGCGGAGGGGCTGGCGCTTTTGCGCGACCGCACGGCCACCGGCAAGGTAATTATCTACCCGGACTAG
- the hisN gene encoding histidinol-phosphatase, protein MTAFLTREDQESIMATAAAAADAARSVTLRYFRGTGLNTESKLAAGFDPVTVADRESEQAMRAVIQARRPQDAILGEEFGLSEGSSGLSWVLDPIDGTRGFISGTPTWGVLIALRDDARALYGVVDQPYIGERFVGGFGIAQVTGPHGSRPLAVRQGVALEDAVIFSTFPEVGSAEEGRAFQDLAARCKLTRYGMDCYAYALLAAGQIDVVVEAGLQSYDILGPLAVIEAAGGIVTDWQGGSALEGGRVIAAATKELHDAALAVLSTY, encoded by the coding sequence ATGACCGCATTCCTTACCCGCGAAGATCAGGAGAGCATTATGGCCACAGCCGCGGCCGCGGCGGATGCGGCGCGGTCTGTGACGCTGCGCTATTTTCGCGGGACCGGGCTTAATACGGAATCGAAACTGGCGGCGGGCTTCGATCCGGTGACCGTTGCGGATCGGGAATCGGAACAGGCGATGCGGGCCGTCATTCAGGCGCGGCGTCCGCAGGATGCGATTCTGGGTGAAGAATTCGGCCTGAGTGAAGGATCTTCGGGGCTGAGCTGGGTGCTCGATCCCATCGATGGCACGCGCGGGTTTATTTCCGGCACTCCGACATGGGGTGTGCTGATCGCGCTGCGGGATGACGCGCGGGCGCTCTATGGTGTGGTGGATCAGCCCTATATCGGGGAACGCTTTGTCGGCGGTTTCGGTATTGCGCAGGTCACGGGGCCTCATGGCAGCCGCCCGCTGGCTGTGCGCCAAGGGGTGGCGTTGGAAGATGCGGTGATTTTCAGCACGTTCCCGGAGGTGGGCAGTGCGGAGGAAGGCCGGGCGTTTCAGGATCTGGCCGCGCGCTGCAAGCTGACGCGCTATGGTATGGACTGCTACGCCTATGCGCTGCTTGCAGCGGGACAGATCGATGTGGTGGTGGAAGCGGGACTGCAATCCTATGACATTCTGGGCCCGCTGGCCGTGATCGAAGCCGCAGGCGGGATTGTCACCGACTGGCAGGGCGGGTCCGCGTTGGAAGGCGGTCGCGTGATCGCGGCGGCGACCAAAGAGTTGCATGACGCAGCTTTGGCGGTACTCTCGACATATTGA
- a CDS encoding DUF1127 domain-containing protein, which produces MTSLSLFRPRSARRAPSFFQRLFGLREIARQRRALANLSDEQLKDIGLSRADVEREAERPFWDAPQHWAR; this is translated from the coding sequence ATGACGTCCTTATCCCTGTTCCGTCCCCGCAGTGCGCGTCGTGCACCGTCCTTTTTCCAGCGCCTTTTCGGCCTGCGCGAAATCGCCCGCCAACGCCGCGCGCTCGCAAATCTGTCCGATGAGCAGCTGAAAGACATTGGCCTCTCCCGTGCTGACGTCGAACGCGAAGCCGAACGGCCGTTCTGGGATGCCCCACAGCACTGGGCCCGCTGA